CCGGCCGGCGGCCGGTGGTGGTGGGCGGATGAGGGGGAGTGGCATGGCTCTGCGCCGTCGCACGGTGGGCGTCCTGATCGCCGCGGGCCTTTCGGTGGCGGCGCTCGCGCCGCCCTCGGGGGCCGCCGACCGGGGGCGGGCGGTGCCGCTGCGCGTCGCGACGTACAACATCCACGCGGGGGCGGGCCCGGACGGGGTCTTCGGCCTGGACCGCCAGGAGGCCGCGCTGCGGGCGCTGGACGCCGATGTGATCGGCCTCCAGGAGGTGGACTCCCACTGGGGGGCGCGCAGCCAGTGGCGTGACCTGGCGGCGGAGCTGGCCGAACGGCTGGACATGCGGGTCTCGTTCGCGCCGCTCTACAGCCTCGACCCGGTGGACGCGGACGGCCCGAGGCGCGAGTACGGGGTGGCGGTGCTGTCCCGGTACCGGATCCTGGGCGCCTGGAACCACGAGATCACGCGGCTCTCCACCCAGGTCCCCGATCCGGTCCCCGCTCCGGCCCCGGGCTTCGCGGAGGTGGTGCTGAGGGTGCGGGGGCTGCCCGTGCACGTGTACGTGACGCACCTGGACTACCGGCCCGACCCGTCCGTACGGGCCGCGCAGGTCGCCGACACCCGGCGGATCATGGCCGAGGACCGGGGGCACAAGATCCTGCTGGGTGACCTCAACGCGCCCCCCGACGCCCCCGAACTGGCCCCGCTCTGGCGGGAGCTGGCCGATGCCGGCCCCGGGGCACCGACCTTCCCGGCCCAGGCCCCGGTGAAGCGGATCGACTTCGTGGCGGTGTCGAGGACCGGCCCCGGGGCGGTACGGGTACGCGGGGCGGCGGTGGCCGAGACCCTCGCCTCGGACCACCGCCCGGTCGTCGCCGATCTGGAGCTGCGGCGCTGAGCCGTACCCCGCCCGGGGCCGGAGAGCGAGGACGGGGGCGGTCGTCAGCGGTGGACCGCCCGGGCGAGGGGCGCGGCACGTGTGGCGCCGGTCCGGAGGCGCCCGTCCGGCCTGCCGTGCACACAGCGGTGGAACGCGATCGTGGTGTCCGAACCGATCACCGCCACCGCCACCGCCGTGGTGATCGCGTCACCGCCGTGGTGATCGCGTCACCGCGTGGACGGCCGGCCGGGTCCGCGGCGTCCAGGTCCGCGGCGCCCGGCCCGTGTCCTGCTCACCGGTCACTCACCGGTCACTCACCGGGCTTGATCAGGTATCCCGCCCCGCGCCGGGTGTGGATCATCGGGGACCGGCCCGCGTCGATCTTCTTGCGCAGATAGGAGATGTACAGCTCGACGACGTTCGCCTGCCCGCCGAAGTCGTAGTTCCAGACGCGGTCCAGGATCTGCGCCTTGCTGAGCACCCGGCGCGGATTGCGCATCAGGAAGCGCAGCAGCTCGAACTCGGTCGCGGTCAGGTGGATGAAGTCCCCGCCCCGGCTCACGTCGTGGCTGTCCTCGTCCAGGACCAGATCGCCGACGGTCAGCGTCGACCCGGCGCGCGCGGTGACGGCGCCGCAGCGGCGGATCAGCCCGCGCAGCCGGGCCACCACCTCCTCCAGGCTGAACGGCTTGCTGACGCAGTCGTCACCGCCCGCCGTGAGCCCGGCGATGCGGTCCTCCGCGGCGTCCCGGGCGGTCAGGAACAGCACCGGCACGTCCGGCAGCTCGCACCGCAGCCGGCTGAGCACCGTGAGCCCGTCCACGTCGGGCAGCACCACGTCGAGGATCACCGCGTCGGGGCGGAAGTCACGCGCCGTACGCAGCGCTCCGGCACCGTCCCCGGCGCTGCGTACCTCCCAGCCCTCGTACCGCAGGGCCATGGAGAGCAGCTCGGCGAGCGGGGCCTCGTCGTCAACGATCAGCACGCGGACGGGATCACGGTCCGGCCTGAGCGGTTCGGTGCGTCCCTGGGGCAAGGTCGTCGTCGTCATGGTCCCAGGCTGTGGAACGGCCGTGAGAGAGACCTTTCGCCCGCCTGTGAATTTCCTGAGAATCGCGGCGGGACCCTGGCGCGCCCCTGGCGGCAGTCCCCCGGCGGCGGCTGGGCCGAGGGGACCCTCACACCCCGAACAGTTCGCCCGCGTTGTCGTGGCACACGGCCCGCAGCCAGTCGTCCCCCAGGCCCAGCCGTTCCAGGGCGTGCAGCTGGTGGGCGTACGGATACGGGATGTTCGGGAAGTCCGTGCCGAGCAGGATCCGGTCCCCCAGATCCGCCAGCCGCCCCCGTTCGGCGGCCGGGAACGGCGTGAACTCCTCGCTGAAATCGGTGAACGCCATCGTCGTGTCCAGCCGCACCTGCGGGTACGCCGCCGCCAGCGCCAGGAAGTCCGCGTACTCCGGCATCCCCATGTGCGCGACCACCAGCCGCAGCCGCGGATGGCGGGACAGCAGCCTGCCGACCGGCGCGGGCCCGGTGTACTTCCCCGCGGCGGGCCCGGAACCGCAATGCGTCACCACAGGGATGCCCGCCTCGGCCAGCAGGCCCCAGACAGGGTCCAGCAGCGGGTCGTTGGCGTCGTACGCCCCGACCTGGAGGTGCGACTTGAAGACCCGCGCCCCGGCCTCGACCGCCTCCTGTACGTAACGCTCCACGCCCTTCTCGGGGAAGAAGGTCGCCGTGTGCAGGCAGTCCGGTACCCGGGC
This DNA window, taken from Streptomyces nitrosporeus, encodes the following:
- a CDS encoding endonuclease/exonuclease/phosphatase family protein; protein product: MALRRRTVGVLIAAGLSVAALAPPSGAADRGRAVPLRVATYNIHAGAGPDGVFGLDRQEAALRALDADVIGLQEVDSHWGARSQWRDLAAELAERLDMRVSFAPLYSLDPVDADGPRREYGVAVLSRYRILGAWNHEITRLSTQVPDPVPAPAPGFAEVVLRVRGLPVHVYVTHLDYRPDPSVRAAQVADTRRIMAEDRGHKILLGDLNAPPDAPELAPLWRELADAGPGAPTFPAQAPVKRIDFVAVSRTGPGAVRVRGAAVAETLASDHRPVVADLELRR
- a CDS encoding response regulator transcription factor; the encoded protein is MTTTTLPQGRTEPLRPDRDPVRVLIVDDEAPLAELLSMALRYEGWEVRSAGDGAGALRTARDFRPDAVILDVVLPDVDGLTVLSRLRCELPDVPVLFLTARDAAEDRIAGLTAGGDDCVSKPFSLEEVVARLRGLIRRCGAVTARAGSTLTVGDLVLDEDSHDVSRGGDFIHLTATEFELLRFLMRNPRRVLSKAQILDRVWNYDFGGQANVVELYISYLRKKIDAGRSPMIHTRRGAGYLIKPGE
- a CDS encoding amidohydrolase family protein, giving the protein MDSDNSRDEVVRFRERLGLPGIIDVHTHFMPERVLRKVWAYFDSAGPLIGREWPITYRRDEEGRLALLRSFGVRRFTSMVYPHKPKMAAWLNGWAADFAARVPDCLHTATFFPEKGVERYVQEAVEAGARVFKSHLQVGAYDANDPLLDPVWGLLAEAGIPVVTHCGSGPAAGKYTGPAPVGRLLSRHPRLRLVVAHMGMPEYADFLALAAAYPQVRLDTTMAFTDFSEEFTPFPAAERGRLADLGDRILLGTDFPNIPYPYAHQLHALERLGLGDDWLRAVCHDNAGELFGV